The Synergistota bacterium genome has a window encoding:
- a CDS encoding tetratricopeptide repeat protein: MRHFGIKLTPIFIFTIFVLFTLVFPSISYAQMGLEEKIEKGKEMYLAGDYEEGVIFLQKLIKRFPKSADAWYWLGKCYEKLGYFDAAQECYIRALSLNPRYKALSEAITKMERKVKSPPPDTIPRLLKDVRKVAVLSIPSDGSLNPQRGSSINVSVLGKTREVTVKRQRVEPLAEAVAREITSRLVRFKKIKVLANPLFDNDIKKLAKEADLLILVSFTSSREKVGFRASDFAVNVKVIDPISKTVEWEQNIWIADLVKDIYKAVRSRRLSTMLVYTEIPLLFSGESQVIAVGTAINFMIWLINETMPAFLPIGGLTRTELLTAFAALTRKITDRIFKYWELSPTIHPMRLDLERIKAEKHKLEWLKKRGIVAQIAWINNKGKVVINVGADKGIKKGDRFFVFRRGRPIIDPATNEVIGYDELIIGYLRINMVREKISFGQITKWIRKDIAVGDWVRKIVN; the protein is encoded by the coding sequence TTGAGACATTTTGGCATAAAGCTTACTCCAATTTTTATTTTCACTATTTTCGTCTTATTTACCTTAGTTTTTCCATCGATCTCATATGCTCAGATGGGCTTAGAGGAGAAGATAGAGAAGGGAAAAGAAATGTATCTCGCCGGAGATTATGAGGAAGGAGTTATATTTCTCCAAAAGCTTATTAAGAGATTCCCAAAGTCAGCTGATGCATGGTATTGGCTCGGTAAATGTTATGAGAAGCTTGGCTACTTTGATGCTGCACAGGAATGTTACATAAGAGCACTCAGTCTGAATCCGAGATACAAAGCCCTAAGTGAAGCTATTACAAAAATGGAAAGAAAGGTAAAATCCCCCCCTCCTGACACCATCCCGAGATTACTTAAGGATGTGAGAAAGGTAGCAGTTTTAAGCATACCTTCGGATGGAAGTCTAAACCCCCAGCGAGGAAGCTCTATAAACGTAAGTGTTCTTGGCAAAACGAGAGAAGTTACCGTTAAAAGACAGAGAGTAGAACCCCTCGCCGAGGCGGTCGCAAGGGAAATAACGAGCAGACTCGTTAGATTCAAAAAGATTAAGGTGCTGGCTAATCCCCTCTTCGATAACGACATAAAAAAGCTCGCTAAAGAGGCAGATCTCTTGATCCTCGTTTCCTTCACCTCATCAAGAGAAAAGGTTGGTTTCAGAGCCTCTGATTTTGCAGTCAACGTGAAAGTGATAGATCCTATCTCAAAGACGGTGGAATGGGAGCAAAACATATGGATAGCTGATCTCGTAAAAGATATATATAAGGCAGTAAGATCAAGAAGGCTATCTACTATGCTCGTCTACACGGAAATTCCCCTACTTTTCAGCGGAGAAAGTCAGGTCATAGCCGTGGGAACGGCAATTAATTTTATGATATGGTTGATAAATGAGACGATGCCCGCATTTCTACCGATTGGTGGTTTAACGAGAACCGAACTTTTAACCGCATTTGCTGCACTTACAAGGAAAATCACCGATAGGATATTCAAGTATTGGGAGCTCTCTCCAACAATTCATCCAATGAGGTTAGATCTCGAAAGGATAAAAGCAGAAAAACACAAGCTTGAATGGTTAAAGAAAAGAGGAATAGTTGCCCAAATAGCTTGGATAAATAACAAGGGAAAAGTTGTCATAAACGTGGGAGCAGATAAAGGGATAAAAAAGGGTGATAGATTCTTCGTTTTCAGAAGAGGAAGGCCTATAATAGATCCGGCAACTAACGAGGTGATTGGTTATGATGAACTTATCATTGGATATCTTAGAATAAACATGGTAAGAGAGAAAATATCGTTTGGTCAGATAACCAAGTGGATAAGAAAAGATATAGCAGTGGGGGACTGGGTAAGAAAGATAG
- a CDS encoding GntR family transcriptional regulator — translation MGGGLYLKTLREQVYEYLRELMQYGKLKPGDFINMNQLSNELGISKTPLRDALIQLEAEGFVTFFPRRGVMVNLLTLQDIKDYYQIIGALEGAVILAEIDKITDEDIERMRELNRQMREAIDNDDFDLYYERNLEFHNVYLFLTENQKLLKTVLIYKQRLYDFPRRKGFVKEWEIESIKEHEKIIDFLAKRDAEGAAKFVRDVHWSFKVQERFIKQYYALEVRGQV, via the coding sequence ATGGGTGGAGGCCTCTATCTTAAAACTTTGAGGGAGCAGGTGTATGAATACCTTAGGGAACTTATGCAGTATGGAAAGCTTAAACCGGGCGACTTCATTAATATGAATCAGCTTAGCAACGAGCTTGGTATAAGCAAAACGCCGTTGAGAGATGCGCTTATACAGCTTGAGGCTGAGGGATTCGTTACCTTCTTTCCACGCCGGGGGGTTATGGTTAACCTTCTTACCCTGCAGGATATTAAAGATTACTACCAGATAATTGGAGCACTTGAGGGGGCGGTCATATTGGCGGAAATAGACAAGATAACAGATGAGGATATCGAGAGGATGCGGGAGCTTAACCGTCAGATGAGAGAAGCCATTGATAACGATGACTTTGATCTTTACTATGAGAGAAATCTGGAGTTTCATAATGTCTATCTTTTTCTGACTGAGAACCAGAAGCTTCTTAAAACCGTTCTTATATATAAGCAGAGACTTTATGACTTTCCTCGTAGAAAGGGCTTTGTCAAAGAGTGGGAGATTGAATCGATAAAAGAACATGAAAAGATTATCGACTTTCTGGCTAAGAGGGATGCCGAGGGCGCTGCTAAGTTCGTTAGGGATGTTCATTGGTCATTCAAGGTTCAGGAAAGGTTTATAAAGCAATATTACGCACTCGAGGTGAGGGGGCAGGTTTAA